The proteins below are encoded in one region of Phaseolus vulgaris cultivar G19833 chromosome 1, P. vulgaris v2.0, whole genome shotgun sequence:
- the LOC137816587 gene encoding AP2-like ethylene-responsive transcription factor ANT, which translates to MKSMNDGNTDDGNNHNWLGFSLSPHMKMEIASSADPPHHHHHHYYHHPQVSAAAAPCNTVPTNFYTSHLNTSGICYGVGENSAFHPPLAMMPLKSDGSLCIMEAFTRSQTQVMVPTTSPKLEDFLGGASMGAQDYGGHEREAMALSLDSIYYSSQNAEPEANRDHPSSLGLLSDPFRQQTHPYYSGLGIYQVEEEAKQPNVTVCSSQMPQVVEEGIACFKNWVPQRGYSSSQQNLEQQHQVNNSMGENHGASGNVGAGVGCGELQSLSLSMSPGSQSSCVTVPTQISSSGTESVVGDAKKRGSAKLGQKQPVHRKSIDTFGQRTSQYRGVTRHRWTGRYEAHLWDNSCKKEGQTRKGRQVYLGGYDMEEKAARAYDLAALKYWGPSTHINFPLENYQTELEEMKNMSRQEYVAHLRRKSSGFSRGASMYRGVTRHHQHGRWQARIGRVAGNKDLYLGTFSTQEEAAEAYDVAAIKFRGVNAVTNFDISRYDVERIMASNTLLAGELARRNKESEPRTEATEYNVVSSQQAISSSREEAETVNNNDNNEKGSSSDWKMGLYHQQQSNSNNCDMKTMKCGNYRGSAFSVSLQDLIGIDSVGSSQAMLEESTKIGTHFSNPSSLVTSLSSSREGSPDKTGPTVLFPKPPVGSKVVTSPIANGVSVGSWFPSQMRPVAMSHLPVFAAWSDT; encoded by the exons ATGAAGTCCATGAATGATGGCAACACTGATGATGGGAACAATCATAACTGGTTGGGGTTCTCTCTCTCACCCCACATGAAAATGGAAATTGCTTCTTCTGCTGACCCTCCTCATCACCATCATCATCACTACTATCATCACCCTCAGGTTTCTGCTGCTGCAGCACCTTGCAACACTGTTCCAACAAACTTCTATACCTCACACCTTAACACCTCAGGAATCTGCTATGGTGTTGGAGAAAACAGTGCCTTTCACCCTCCCTTGGCCATGATGCCCCTCAAGTCAGATGGGTCACTTTGCATTATGGAAGCTTTCACCAGATCACAAACCCAAG TGATGGTGCCAACTACATCCCCAAAACTCGAGGACTTCCTTGGTGGTGCAAGTATGGGAGCTCAAGACTATGGAGGACATGAAAGAGAAGCAATGGCTCTAAGCCTAGACAGCATCTACTATAGTAGCCAGAATGCAGAACCTGAAGCCAACAGAGACCATCCTTCTTCTTTGGGCCTTCTTTCTGACCCCTTCAGGCAACAAACCCATCCATATTACTCGGGGCTTGGGATTTACCAAGTGGAGGAGGAAGCAAAGCAACCCAACGTGACAGTTTGCAGCTCCCAAATGCCTCAAGTGGTGGAAGAAGGCATTGCATGCTTCAAAAACTGGGTGCCCCAAAGGGGATATTCTTCCTCTCAGCAGAATCTGGAGCAGCAGCATCAAGTGAATAACAGTATGGGGGAGAATCACGGTGCTTCTGGGAATGTTGGTGCTGGTGTTGGTTGTGGGGAGTTGCAGTCTTTGAGTTTGTCTATGAGTCCTGGTTCTCAATCTAGCTGTGTCACAGTTCCAACTCAGATCTCATCTTCTGGGACTGAATCAGTGGTTGGGGATGCCAAAAAGAGAGGTTCTGCTAAGCTCGGCCAGAAGCAACCTGTGCATAGGAAATCCATTGACACATTCGGCCAGAGAACTTCTCAGTATAGAGGTGTCACAAG GCATCGATGGACTGGAAGATATGAAGCACATTTGTGGGATAATAGCTGCAAGAAGGAAGGGCAAACCAGGAAAGGACGACAAG TTTATTTGG GTGGTTATGATATGGAAGAGAAAGCTGCAAGAGCATATGATCTTGCGGCTCTCAAGTATTGGGGACCTTCAACGCACATAAACTTCCCG CTAGAAAATTACCAAACTGAACTTGAAGAAATGAAGAATATGAGCAGGCAGGAATATGTGGCCCACTTGAGAAG AAAGAGTAGTGGGTTTTCAAGGGGTGCCTCAATGTACAGAGGAGTGACAAG ACACCATCAACATGGCAGGTGGCAAGCAAGGATAGGCAGAGTTGCAGGAAATAAGGACCTTTATCTTGGGACATTCA gtACTCAAGAGGAAGCAGCTGAAGCATATGACGTAGCTGCAATCAAGTTTCGTGGGGTGAATGCTGTGACCAACTTTGACATCTCAAGATACGATGTTGAGAGGATCATGGCCAGCAACACCCTTCTTGCTGGAGAGTTGGCAAGAAGAAACAAGGAGAGTGAGCCAAGAACTGAGGCCACAGAGTACAACGTTGTGTCAAGCCAACAAGCCATAAGCAGCAGCAGGGAAGAAGCTGAGACTGTGAACAACAATGACAATAATGAGAAGGGATCATCATCAGATTGGAAGATGGGTTTGTATCATCAACAACAGTCAAACAGCAACAACTGTGACATGAAAACCATGAAGTGTGGAAATTATAGAGGTTCTGCTTTCTCTGTGTCCCTACAAGATCTCATTGGGATTGACTCAGTAGGATCTAGCCAGGCCATGCTGGAGGAGTCTACTAAGATAGGCACTCATTTTTCAAACCCCTCCTCGCTGGTCACCAGTTTAAGCAGCTCAAGGGAAGGTAGCCCTGACAAAACGGGTCCCACTGTGCTCTTTCCAAAGCCTCCGGTGGGGTCAAAGGTTGTCACTAGCCCTATTGCTAATGGTGTAAGTGTTGGCTCTTGGTTTCCCTCTCAAATGAGGCCAGTGGCAATGTCTCACTTGCCAGTTTTTGCTGCATGGAGTGATACCTAG